The proteins below are encoded in one region of Festucalex cinctus isolate MCC-2025b chromosome 2, RoL_Fcin_1.0, whole genome shotgun sequence:
- the pln2 gene encoding phospholamban: MERVQHITKSAIRRASQIEVTPQAKRNLQELFVNFTLILICLLLIYIIVLLSS, encoded by the coding sequence ATGGAGCGCGTCCAGCACATCACCAAGTCGGCCATCCGCCGCGCGTCCCAAATCGAGGTGACCCCGCAGGCCAAGAGGAACCTGCAGGAGCTCTTCGTCAACTTCACCCTCATCCTCATCTGCCTGCTCCTCATCTACATCATCGTCCTGCTGAGCAGCTGA